A window from Pseudomonadota bacterium encodes these proteins:
- a CDS encoding pyridoxal-phosphate dependent enzyme, with product MTGIAFGGNKTRNLEFRLARTMMERPDVVIVGLDLQSNSARQTVGACNRLGLETILVLVGERPNLVQGNLLVDYLLGAEVVFAASSAEQRRIMDETASRLRADGRRPHILNDNPMFDVASAVAYIECTMEIMEQLDALGLDLGCLYMSSSGKGQAGLVLAQKLFPGRFQVRGITATREHDVAPRTAEIANRTAVELRLDLRVDAGEIQNFGEFVGERYGVPTEAGNEAVRLFARTEGVILDPVYTGKCAAAMVQHIRQGAFGADDILVFVHTGGAPAIFTHSQLWL from the coding sequence TTGACCGGCATCGCCTTCGGCGGCAACAAGACCCGCAACCTCGAGTTTCGCCTGGCTCGCACCATGATGGAACGGCCGGACGTGGTGATCGTCGGCCTCGATCTGCAATCCAACTCCGCCCGCCAGACGGTGGGTGCGTGCAACCGACTCGGGCTCGAGACCATCCTGGTCCTGGTGGGGGAGAGGCCGAACCTGGTGCAGGGCAATCTGCTCGTCGACTATCTCTTGGGCGCCGAGGTGGTTTTCGCCGCCTCATCCGCCGAGCAGCGCCGGATCATGGATGAGACCGCGTCCCGGCTCCGGGCGGACGGCAGACGTCCGCACATCCTCAACGACAACCCGATGTTCGATGTCGCTTCCGCCGTCGCCTACATCGAATGCACGATGGAGATCATGGAGCAGCTGGACGCGCTGGGGCTCGATCTCGGCTGCCTCTACATGTCCTCCAGCGGCAAGGGCCAGGCCGGGCTGGTGCTGGCGCAAAAGCTGTTTCCCGGGCGGTTCCAGGTCCGCGGCATCACCGCCACCAGGGAGCACGACGTGGCGCCGCGCACCGCCGAGATCGCCAACCGCACCGCGGTCGAGCTCCGCCTCGACCTTCGCGTAGATGCGGGCGAGATCCAGAATTTCGGCGAATTCGTCGGCGAGCGCTACGGCGTGCCGACCGAGGCTGGAAACGAGGCGGTGCGCCTGTTCGCGCGCACCGAAGGGGTGATCCTCGATCCCGTCTATACCGGCAAATGTGCGGCCGCGATGGTCCAGCACATCCGACAAGGAGCGTTTGGGGCCGATGACATCCTTGTCTTCGTGCACACCGGCGGCGCGCCGGCGATCTTCACCCATTCCCAGCTCTGGCTGTAG
- a CDS encoding transcriptional regulator GcvA: MSRRLPPLNALRAFEAAARHLSFVKAANELHVTPAAIGHQVRQLEAILGTPLFRRVNRTLLLTDAGQACLPGIRDGFQRLSEAIESIDAVGRAGVLTVSVAPSFAAKWLVPRLDRFQDEHPDLDVRVSASMQLVDFARDDVDVAIRYGAGQYPDLVVERLLPETVLPVCAPELLQGQQPLRSPADIRFHTLLHDDSSEDDATCPDWRMWLKAAKVEGVDWARGPRFNQSSLVLEAATRGRGVALAKAQLAADDLASGRLIRPFEAGSVILGFAYFIVYPPSKTSQQKITLFRNWLHSEAQRSAELKAA; this comes from the coding sequence ATGAGCCGCCGTCTGCCGCCGCTGAATGCGCTCAGGGCCTTCGAGGCCGCGGCGCGGCATCTGAGCTTCGTCAAGGCGGCGAACGAGCTGCATGTGACCCCAGCGGCGATCGGCCATCAGGTACGCCAGCTGGAAGCGATCCTGGGCACGCCGCTCTTTCGCCGGGTCAACCGCACGCTGTTGTTGACCGATGCCGGGCAGGCCTGCTTGCCCGGGATCCGCGACGGCTTCCAGCGCCTGAGCGAGGCGATCGAGAGCATCGATGCGGTCGGCCGCGCCGGCGTGCTCACCGTCAGCGTGGCGCCGAGCTTTGCCGCAAAATGGCTGGTGCCGCGGCTCGACCGCTTCCAGGACGAGCACCCGGATTTGGATGTGCGGGTCTCGGCCTCGATGCAGCTCGTGGATTTCGCCCGCGACGACGTCGATGTGGCGATCCGCTACGGCGCCGGGCAATACCCCGATCTGGTGGTCGAGCGGCTGCTCCCGGAAACGGTGCTGCCGGTGTGCGCGCCCGAGCTGCTGCAGGGCCAGCAGCCCTTGCGCTCGCCCGCCGACATTCGCTTTCACACGCTCCTCCACGACGACAGCTCCGAGGACGATGCGACCTGCCCGGACTGGCGCATGTGGCTCAAAGCCGCCAAGGTCGAGGGCGTCGACTGGGCGAGAGGCCCGCGCTTCAACCAATCGAGCCTGGTCTTGGAGGCGGCGACCCGCGGCCGCGGCGTGGCGCTGGCCAAGGCGCAGCTCGCCGCCGACGATCTGGCATCCGGCCGCCTCATCCGCCCCTTCGAGGCCGGCAGCGTCATCCTCGGCTTTGCGTATTTCATCGTCTATCCGCCGAGCAAGACCTCCCAGCAGAAGATCACCCTGTTCCGCAATTGGCTCCACTCCGAGGCCCAGCGCAGCGCCGAGCTGAAAGCAGCCTGA
- a CDS encoding branched-chain amino acid ABC transporter ATP-binding protein/permease, with translation MRGWLAARLNLPLVLGAALLALWPLLLDSSYERRVFTLAGIYAIMAIGYQFIFGHAGQLALTQGTFFGLGAYVTGVLATRLGWTAEATLPLSVMVPVLLAAAVALPVVRLQSHYFALATLGIAQIALLVATDWQSLTGGANGIAGVPGVSLFGWVLPSGLAIAATVWIAVALVGLLAWQLLRGRLGLAFHLARVDEMAAASIGLDTHRLRFVAFLASAAFAGLAGAFYAHANRVISPEALGLPVMIACLAIVVIGGRTRIAGAILGAVLVVHLPEWLRFLKDYYLLVYGGCILAAVVLAPEGLVGWAEALRDRLYPEPPPDPPEPKASPHRAGWHEPPRAAPLLELVGVSKRFGGVQALEHVSLRLKAGEIVGLIGPNGSGKSTLINLVSGIHRPEAGRIIFAGHDVTHLAPFEIARLGIARTFQAIKLAGEMTVLDNVAVARSVLAGPNIIGALAAGRQDPGLARSRSEAMHCLMRLGLGDVALAPAARLAHGQRRLAEIARAIATEPRLLLLDEPAAGLSEREQAELGQILTQLAETGMTLLVIEHNMPFLMGLARRIICLDRGRIVASGTPMEIRANRRAMTAYLGLSEPGS, from the coding sequence ATGAGAGGCTGGCTCGCGGCCAGGCTCAACCTGCCGCTCGTTCTCGGCGCGGCGCTCCTCGCCCTTTGGCCGCTTCTCCTCGACAGCTCCTATGAGCGGCGCGTATTCACCCTGGCCGGCATCTACGCGATCATGGCCATCGGCTACCAGTTCATCTTCGGTCATGCCGGCCAGCTGGCGCTGACCCAGGGCACTTTCTTCGGCCTCGGCGCCTATGTCACGGGCGTGCTCGCCACCCGCCTCGGCTGGACGGCGGAGGCGACCTTGCCGCTGTCGGTCATGGTGCCTGTCCTGCTCGCGGCCGCCGTGGCGCTTCCGGTCGTGCGCCTGCAATCCCACTATTTCGCCTTGGCCACGCTCGGGATTGCCCAGATCGCGCTGCTGGTCGCCACCGATTGGCAATCGCTCACCGGCGGCGCCAACGGCATCGCCGGCGTACCGGGTGTGAGCCTGTTCGGCTGGGTCTTGCCCTCGGGCCTGGCGATCGCGGCCACGGTGTGGATCGCGGTGGCGCTCGTCGGCCTCCTTGCCTGGCAGCTGCTGCGCGGTCGCCTCGGCCTCGCCTTCCACCTGGCGCGCGTAGACGAGATGGCGGCTGCCAGCATCGGCCTCGATACGCACCGCCTGCGCTTCGTGGCCTTTCTCGCGAGTGCGGCCTTCGCCGGTCTCGCCGGCGCCTTCTATGCCCATGCGAACCGGGTGATCTCCCCGGAGGCGCTCGGCCTGCCGGTGATGATCGCCTGCCTGGCCATCGTGGTCATCGGCGGTCGCACCCGCATCGCCGGCGCCATCCTCGGCGCCGTGCTCGTCGTGCACCTGCCGGAATGGCTGCGTTTCCTCAAGGACTACTATCTCCTCGTCTATGGCGGCTGCATCCTCGCCGCCGTGGTGCTGGCGCCCGAAGGCCTCGTGGGCTGGGCCGAGGCCCTCAGAGACCGCTTGTACCCCGAACCTCCGCCGGATCCCCCGGAGCCGAAGGCGTCGCCGCACCGCGCGGGATGGCACGAGCCGCCGCGAGCGGCGCCGCTGCTTGAGCTCGTCGGCGTCAGCAAGCGCTTCGGCGGCGTGCAGGCGCTCGAGCATGTGTCGCTCAGGCTCAAGGCGGGAGAGATCGTCGGCCTCATCGGACCCAATGGCTCGGGCAAGAGCACGCTCATCAATCTCGTGAGCGGCATCCACCGGCCGGAAGCCGGGCGCATCATCTTCGCCGGCCATGACGTGACCCACCTCGCGCCGTTCGAGATCGCTCGGCTCGGCATCGCCCGCACCTTCCAGGCGATCAAGCTCGCCGGCGAGATGACCGTGCTCGACAACGTCGCGGTCGCGCGCAGCGTGCTGGCCGGCCCCAACATCATCGGGGCACTCGCCGCCGGCCGACAGGATCCGGGGCTGGCCCGCTCCCGCAGCGAGGCCATGCATTGCCTCATGCGGCTGGGCCTCGGCGATGTGGCGCTTGCGCCGGCGGCGAGGCTAGCCCATGGCCAGCGTCGCCTCGCGGAGATCGCCCGCGCGATCGCCACTGAGCCGCGCCTCCTTCTCCTCGATGAGCCGGCCGCGGGCTTGAGCGAGCGCGAACAGGCGGAGCTCGGCCAGATTCTGACGCAGCTTGCCGAGACCGGCATGACGCTTCTCGTCATCGAGCACAACATGCCGTTCCTGATGGGTCTCGCCCGACGCATCATCTGCCTCGACCGCGGCCGCATCGTCGCTTCGGGCACGCCGATGGAGATTCGGGCCAATCGCCGGGCGATGACGGCTTATCTCGGCTTGAGCGAGCCCGGATCGTGA
- a CDS encoding ABC transporter substrate-binding protein — protein sequence MNRLFLAGLAAVAASAAALAEPAEVNMPVLVPLTGPVALEGTSQQNGALLALRNAPAGVKAHYLVMDVDGSPEQAVNGLERVLSRGPVSAVTASIFGPQMLAMLPIALERKVPLITISGTTDITERGNPYVFRFFPTDAVAKVAHARYAVEILGKGRPALIYQTTAYGQSGATQLRANLQRLGVELVFEEALDPTVKDMLPVLAKARDAKPDVLLLHLHQAPTALVIRQAAAMRLGLPIVAGSAAHSPATAALLDPAELAGVCTETNAAPAAGGSPALERFLAQYREAFGSEPDGYALGQYDGVMMVLDAAQHGAGNAAEIAAALSRSTYQGLAQTYRSDGKGNMAHGAIIMCYDGTGRVPRIVKSYENVTGVLAR from the coding sequence ATGAATCGCCTCTTTCTCGCCGGCCTTGCGGCCGTGGCCGCAAGCGCCGCAGCCCTGGCCGAGCCAGCGGAGGTGAATATGCCGGTGCTGGTGCCCTTGACCGGTCCGGTGGCGCTTGAAGGCACCAGCCAGCAGAACGGCGCCTTGCTTGCGCTCCGCAACGCGCCTGCGGGCGTCAAGGCGCACTATCTGGTCATGGACGTCGACGGCTCGCCCGAGCAAGCGGTCAACGGCTTGGAGCGGGTCTTGAGCCGCGGACCGGTGAGCGCCGTCACCGCCTCGATCTTCGGGCCGCAGATGCTGGCGATGCTGCCGATCGCGCTCGAGCGCAAGGTGCCCTTGATCACCATCTCGGGCACCACCGACATCACCGAGCGGGGCAATCCCTATGTCTTCCGCTTCTTCCCGACGGACGCAGTCGCCAAGGTCGCCCATGCGCGCTACGCCGTCGAGATCTTGGGCAAAGGGCGGCCGGCGCTGATCTACCAGACTACCGCCTATGGGCAATCCGGGGCGACGCAGCTGCGTGCGAATTTGCAGCGGCTCGGCGTCGAGCTGGTCTTCGAAGAGGCCCTCGACCCCACCGTCAAGGACATGCTGCCGGTGCTGGCGAAGGCGCGGGACGCCAAGCCCGACGTGCTGCTCTTGCATCTGCACCAGGCGCCGACTGCTCTCGTCATTCGCCAAGCCGCCGCGATGCGCCTCGGGCTGCCGATCGTGGCGGGATCGGCCGCGCATTCGCCGGCGACCGCGGCACTCCTGGACCCGGCCGAGCTTGCCGGCGTGTGCACCGAGACCAATGCCGCGCCGGCCGCCGGCGGCTCGCCGGCGCTCGAGCGCTTCCTTGCGCAATACCGCGAGGCCTTCGGCAGCGAGCCCGACGGCTATGCGCTCGGCCAGTATGACGGCGTCATGATGGTGCTGGATGCCGCCCAGCACGGCGCCGGCAATGCGGCGGAAATCGCCGCCGCGCTGTCGCGCTCGACCTATCAGGGCCTGGCTCAGACCTATCGCTCCGACGGCAAGGGCAACATGGCCCATGGCGCCATCATCATGTGCTATGACGGCACCGGCCGGGTTCCCCGCATCGTGAAAAGCTATGAGAACGTGACCGGCGTGCTCGCCCGCTAG
- a CDS encoding branched-chain amino acid ABC transporter permease, with product MMALQLFANALALGAAYALVAFGFVLVLNATTAVNFAQGDLVVAGGFAAVALAASLKLPGIALLPLVMLLMAVLGLGLSLAAYFPLKSRSPVPVFLSTIAAGVMLQNAINIGFGPEPRTGPPLIASGAFELMGVVIGRQALAVILVAVLLYAGLHLLLRHTRIGRRIRATAEDREMAAALGIRVDAMVALAFALAAASAGAAGLLLANSFFVTPTDGGNYMIKAYIAAAIGGWGRIGGAAIGAVLIAMFEVLFPALPTLLPMGWLTGFGWLFSQTASAIILYAVLLGILAVKPRGLFGERAEQRA from the coding sequence ATGATGGCCCTGCAGCTCTTCGCAAATGCCCTGGCGCTGGGTGCGGCCTATGCCTTGGTGGCGTTCGGCTTCGTGCTGGTGCTGAACGCGACCACGGCCGTCAACTTCGCCCAAGGCGATCTGGTGGTCGCCGGCGGCTTCGCCGCCGTGGCGCTGGCCGCTTCCCTCAAGCTGCCGGGTATCGCACTCCTGCCCCTGGTCATGCTGCTGATGGCGGTTCTCGGCCTCGGCCTCTCGCTGGCGGCGTATTTCCCGCTCAAATCCCGATCGCCGGTGCCGGTGTTCTTGAGCACGATCGCCGCCGGGGTGATGCTGCAGAACGCGATCAACATCGGCTTCGGGCCCGAGCCGCGCACCGGCCCGCCGCTCATCGCCAGCGGGGCCTTCGAGCTCATGGGCGTCGTCATCGGTCGCCAGGCGCTCGCCGTCATCCTCGTTGCCGTTCTGCTCTATGCCGGCCTCCACCTGCTGCTTCGCCACACCCGGATCGGCCGCCGGATCCGAGCGACGGCGGAGGACCGGGAGATGGCGGCGGCCCTCGGCATTCGCGTCGACGCCATGGTGGCACTCGCCTTCGCGCTCGCCGCCGCCTCCGCCGGGGCCGCGGGGCTGCTGCTCGCCAATAGCTTCTTCGTGACCCCCACCGACGGCGGCAACTACATGATCAAGGCCTATATCGCCGCTGCCATCGGCGGTTGGGGCCGCATCGGCGGCGCGGCGATCGGGGCGGTCCTGATCGCCATGTTCGAGGTGCTGTTCCCGGCCTTGCCGACATTGCTGCCGATGGGCTGGCTTACGGGTTTCGGATGGCTGTTCTCGCAAACCGCTTCTGCGATCATCCTCTATGCCGTGCTCTTGGGCATCCTCGCCGTCAAGCCTCGCGGCTTGTTCGGCGAGCGCGCCGAGCAACGGGCATGA
- a CDS encoding ABC transporter ATP-binding protein yields MTAPLLRIDGLAARYDGIAALEQISLMVAPGEIVALLGANGAGKSTLLRSVIGLVPVSEGTITFDGGALGGEPAWARARRGIGYVPEGRRIFSGMTVSENLDVALRGGDRRAAFAFAYDLFPALAERKSTLGWQLSGGEQQMLAIARALMARPRLLLLDEPSLGLAPLLVADLLRRVRSIAVGGTAVLLAEQSIGGALTAADRGYVLKTGRIIADGPAWALRDDERLLAAFLGA; encoded by the coding sequence GTGACCGCGCCGCTGCTCCGCATCGACGGCCTTGCCGCGCGCTATGACGGCATCGCCGCGCTCGAGCAAATATCGCTCATGGTGGCTCCGGGCGAGATCGTGGCGCTTTTGGGTGCCAACGGTGCCGGCAAGTCGACGCTGCTTCGCTCGGTAATCGGCCTTGTGCCCGTATCGGAGGGCACGATCACCTTCGATGGCGGCGCGCTCGGGGGCGAGCCGGCCTGGGCGCGAGCCCGGCGCGGCATCGGCTATGTGCCCGAGGGACGACGCATCTTTTCGGGCATGACGGTCAGCGAGAATCTCGATGTCGCCCTCCGCGGCGGCGATCGGCGTGCCGCCTTCGCGTTCGCCTACGATCTATTCCCGGCCTTGGCCGAGCGGAAATCGACATTGGGCTGGCAGCTCTCCGGCGGCGAGCAGCAGATGCTGGCGATCGCCCGCGCCCTCATGGCGCGACCACGTCTGCTCTTGCTGGACGAACCCTCTCTCGGCCTGGCGCCGCTGCTGGTCGCCGACCTCTTGCGGCGGGTCCGCTCCATCGCCGTCGGCGGCACCGCCGTGCTCCTGGCCGAGCAGAGCATCGGCGGCGCGCTGACGGCCGCCGATCGCGGCTACGTCCTCAAGACCGGCCGCATCATCGCCGACGGCCCGGCTTGGGCGCTCCGCGATGACGAACGATTGCTGGCGGCATTCCTCGGCGCGTGA